From the Pediococcus acidilactici genome, the window AACGTTTCGACAAGATTTTGACTGACAATGGTGCTGAAATCGTTGATTCAAAAGACTGGTCAAAACGTCGTTTCGCATACGAAATTGGTGGTTTTAACGAAGGTATCTACCACGTAGTTAACATCAAAGCTAGCGACGACAAGGCGTTGAACGAATTCGACCGTCTTTCAAAGATTGCTGACGGAATTCTTCGTCACATGATCGTTGTACGTTAATAATAATCGTTAAAAATTAAGGAAGGAGTGGATATTATGATTAATCGTGCCGTACTAGTTGGACGTTTAACAAGAGATCCTGAACTACGATATACAAGTAGTGGCGCTGCCGTAGTTAGTTTTACCGTGGCGGTCAACCGTCAGTTTACTAACTCACAGGGTGAACGCGAAGCGGATTTCATCAACTGTGTAATGTGGCGGAAAGCGGCGGAAAACTTCGCCAACTTCACGCGCAAGGGCTCTCTAGTGGGTATCGACGGTCGGATCCAAACCCGTTCGTACGAAAACCAACAAGGACAACGAGTATACGTTACCGAAGTTGTTGCGGATAACTTCTCACTTCTTGAATCTCGTTCGGCTTCCGAACGCCGTCAAGAAAATGAAGGCTTCAACAACGGTCAATCTGCCCCTTCACAATCATCTGCTGGAAATCCTTTTGACAGTGGTCAAGCGAATAACAATGGTGCTGCATCGCAGCCTAACAATTCGAACCCGAACGATCCGTTTGCAAATGGCGGACAGTCAATTGATATTTCTGACGATGATCTACCGTTCTAAAAAAATTATAGAGGAGGGCAATCACTAATGGCATATCAAAAACGTGGCGGCCGTCGTCGTCGTAAAGTCGACTACATTGCTGCAAACCACATTGAATACATCGATTACAAAGATACTGAATTGTTAAAACGATTCATCTCAGAACGCGGTAAGATTTTACCTCGTCGGGTTAGTGGAACAAGTGCTAAGAACCAACGCCGTTTGACAATCGCAATCAAGCGCGCACGGATCATGGGCTTGCTACCATTCGTTGCTGAAGACTAAGCTTCGGTAAAGTAATCAAAGTAAGT encodes:
- the rpsF gene encoding 30S ribosomal protein S6, with the protein product MEKNYEITYIIAPNLDDAAKTALVERFDKILTDNGAEIVDSKDWSKRRFAYEIGGFNEGIYHVVNIKASDDKALNEFDRLSKIADGILRHMIVVR
- the ssb gene encoding single-stranded DNA-binding protein, which codes for MINRAVLVGRLTRDPELRYTSSGAAVVSFTVAVNRQFTNSQGEREADFINCVMWRKAAENFANFTRKGSLVGIDGRIQTRSYENQQGQRVYVTEVVADNFSLLESRSASERRQENEGFNNGQSAPSQSSAGNPFDSGQANNNGAASQPNNSNPNDPFANGGQSIDISDDDLPF
- the rpsR gene encoding 30S ribosomal protein S18 — encoded protein: MAYQKRGGRRRRKVDYIAANHIEYIDYKDTELLKRFISERGKILPRRVSGTSAKNQRRLTIAIKRARIMGLLPFVAED